From the genome of Aspergillus chevalieri M1 DNA, chromosome 8, nearly complete sequence, one region includes:
- a CDS encoding uncharacterized protein (COG:S;~EggNog:ENOG410PGZZ;~InterPro:IPR017850,IPR000917;~PFAM:PF00884;~TransMembrane:6 (o20-36i48-68o80-104i125-145o151-170i218-234o);~go_function: GO:0003824 - catalytic activity [Evidence IEA];~go_function: GO:0008484 - sulfuric ester hydrolase activity [Evidence IEA]) → MMLCRLVENLGWTTSRKYCFSLLFIAVIWAKLLHIYSHLNSLPLGQFLLWGPTFFLQDALCVLVFRALTRNFYNRWLRVLAASIVIPASLGASLMAAANTSFYITTGAEIHWRQARSFHRDFASVKTLLAGLTGLLIVEALYIIASWFTTPYLYNCVNKVLEILGSSLSFRRKSRKSLPNPEIYEQVAHDNYDKIHSDSVLSLDASENVTRITKKSRLARFAVLFPTVSAILLYCIRPSGHAYSFLSDSLLLTPFGGSKPHNGHASIDIPSSLGDYSWLENRTALAMPPKFDWLPFEELAGFRDWYAKSNDEEPRVHYNPTQDPLHISNLEGEIIDPLRETLQNGSVNIKHIFLLKLESTREDVFPLRKDSFMHNRIRQSYSGRIPADVEERLAHLTSTAERLTGTPSGFHGSAIKPYGGIHATNSHTTGTMTLKSLTGTICGLSPLVADFNREYLHHIYQPCMPHILQALNAQSNGPKTDNFTSWPWHSAFMQSITDLYDNQNFLTPGHGFQRSVNADTLGPSTKAEKFNFWGYPDNELRSYFLDAINKAERNQERLFLTHLTGITHYPWDMPRNEFVEMVGSTYLPFNKKLSRHLNTIRFADQWLADILEILEDTGVANETLLVVTGDHGITLPEDGGVTPCDNPHISNFHVPLVFAHPQIPPIEIDSPVTSMQILPTILDLLKESSSLDEHATRAIEDLLPMYEGQSIIRPLVPEVGGKQDWQFSTMNTGGTWLALRSAAKPYRLIIPLIPDVEWRFSDVSTDPGERNYLISFDLLSLISQVEVLHGSEAVQWVSDAAHIAQWWVAENWRRYEYTP, encoded by the exons ATGATGCTTTGTCGTCTCGTCGAAAACCTGGGATGGACCACCTCGCGCAAGTACTGcttctccctcctcttcatcgccGTCATCTGGGCCAAACTCCTTCATATCTACTCCCATCTCAACTCACTCCCCTTGGGTCAGTTTCTGCTGTGGGGTCCGACTTTCTTTCTGCAGGATGCTTTGTGTGTCCTCGTTTTCAGGGCTTTGACCCGGAATTTCTATAACAGATGGCTCCGCGTCCTGGCAGCTTCGATAGTTATCCCCGCCAG TCTAGGGGCATCCTTGATGGCTGCTGCGAATACCTCCTTCTATATCACCACTGGCGCTGAAATTCACTGGCGCCAAGCACGTTCCTTCCACCGCGATTTTGCCTCCGTCAAAACACTCCTAGCTGGCTTGACTGGTCTTCTCATAGTCGAGGCCCTATACATCATAGCATCCTGGTTTACAACACCTTATTTGTACAATTGTGTGAACAAAGTCCTGGAAATTTTGGGTTCATCTTTGTCTTTTCGGAGAAAGTCGAGAAAGTCTCTTCCGAACCCAGAGATCTATGAACAAGTGGCTCATGACAACTACGACAAGATCCACTCGGACTCGGTTCTGTCACTAGATGCATCTGAGAACGTAACAAGGATCACTAAGAAGTCCCGTCTGGCACGCTTTGCCGTGCTCTTTCCCACGGTTTCTGCTATCCTTCTGTACTGTATTCGGCCGTCCGGCCATGCGTACAGTTTTCTTTCTGATAGCCTCCTTTTAACGCCTTTTGGTGGCTCCAAACCACATAATGGCCATGCATCTATTGATATTCCTAGTTCGCTAGGCGACTACAGCTGGCTGGAAAACCGCACAGCTCTGGCCATGCCACCCAAATTCGACTGGCTACCATTTGAGGAGCTGGCCGGGTTTCGAGACTGGTATGCGAAGTCGAATGACGAGGAACCACGCGTCCATTACAATCCGACCCAGGACCCTCTGCATATTTCAAACTTAGAAGGCGAAATCATCGACCCTCTGCGCGAGACCCTCCAAAACGGCAGTGTCAACATCAAacatatcttcctcctcaagcTGGAAAGCACCCGAGAAGATGTTTTCCCTCTGCGCAAAGATTCCTTTATGCATAACCGCATCCGGCAATCATACAGTGGTCGAATCCCCGCTGATGTCGAGGAAAGACTGGCTCACCTGACTTCTACCGCGGAGCGCTTAACTGGAACCCCGTCAGGATTCCATGGAAGCGCGATTAAGCCATATGGTGGAATCCATGCAACAAACTCCCACACTACTGGTACAATGACTCTCAAGAGCCTGACAGGAACTATATGTGGCCTTTCACCTTTAGTCGCTGACTTCAACCGCGAATACCTACACCATATTTACCAGCCCTGCATGCCACATATTCTTCAAGCGCTAAATGCTCAATCCAATGGTCCCAAGACGGATAACTTTACCTCATGGCCATGGCATTCCGCTTTTATGCAGTCAATCACTGATCTCTACGACAACCAAAACTTTCTGACGCCAGGTCACGGCTTTCAGAGATCAGTCAATGCAGATACATTGGGCCCCTCGACTAAGGCTGAGAAGTTTAATTTCTGGGGATACCCCGACAATGAACTACGCAGCTATTTCCTTGATGCTATCAACAAGGCAGAAAGGAACCAGGAGCGCCTCTTCCTCACCCATCTTACCGGCATCACCCATTACCCGTGGGATATGCCTCGTAATGAGTTTGTGGAAATGGTGGGATCTACATATCTTCCATTTAATAAGAAGCTAAGCCGTCATTTGAACACCATTCGCTTCGCGGATCAATGGCTTGCAGACATATTGGAGATTTTAGAGGACACCGGTGTCGCTAATGAGACTCTACTTGTAGTGACCGGTGATCA TGGCATTACACTTCCTGAAGATGGTGGTGTCACTCCATGTGATAACCCTCATATCTCAAATTTCCATGTCCCATTGGTCTTTGCCCACCCACAAATTCCTCCAATCGAAATCGACTCTCCCGTTACGTCCATGCAGATTCTACCTACTATTCTTGATTTATTGAAGGAGTCCTCATCTCTCGACGAACATGCCACACGTGCCATTGAGGATCTGCTTCCTATGTACGAGGGCCAATCCATCATCCGACCTCTTGTTCCCGAGGTAGGCGGAAAGCAAGACTGGCAATTCAGCACCATGAACACTGGAGGAACCTGGCTTGCGTTACGATCTGCCGCTAAGCCTTACCGTCTCATTATCCCCCTTATCCCTGATGTGGAATGGCGATTCTCCGACGTCAGCACTGACCCGGGGGAGCGAAATTACCTCATATCGTTCGATCTCTTGTCTCTTATCAGCCAGGTAGAGGTGCTGCATGGGTCTGAGGCTGTCCAGTGGGTCAGTGATGCGGCACACATTGCTCAGTGGTGGGTTGCAGAGAATTGGCGCCGTTATGAATACACCCCATAA
- a CDS encoding uncharacterized protein (COG:Q;~EggNog:ENOG410PG34;~InterPro:IPR001128,IPR017972,IPR002401,IPR036396;~go_function: GO:0005506 - iron ion binding [Evidence IEA];~go_function: GO:0016705 - oxidoreductase activity, acting on paired donors, with incorporation or reduction of molecular oxygen [Evidence IEA];~go_function: GO:0020037 - heme binding [Evidence IEA];~go_process: GO:0055114 - oxidation-reduction process [Evidence IEA]), which produces MGLYPDVQRKAQEEIDRILGPNKIPSYVDRKNLPYIDALVKETLRWHPIAPMGIPHMCTQDDIYEGYRIPKGSLIMPNIWAFTHDPKVYPDPMTFKPERFLATEDHTPQPDPHALSFGFGRRICPGKLLADNTIFLSIAQSLAVFNFSKEDLMEPEFLPGVVSHPAPYTLSVSPRSEAHEALIRSIETEFPWEESNAKEIEAIEYLE; this is translated from the exons atgGGACTCTACCCAGACGTCCAACGCAAGGCCCAAGAGGAGATTGACCGCATTCTCGGACCAAACAAGATCCCCTCGTACGTCGACCGCAAGAACCTCCCCTACATCGACGCCCTCGTCAAAGAAACTCTCCGCTGGCACCCCATCGCCCCAATGGGTATCCCGCACATGTGCACCCAAGATGACATCTACGAGGGTTATCGCATCCCGAAGGGATCCCTAATTATGCCCAATATCTG GGCCTTCACCCACGACCCAAAGGTTTACCCTGACCCAATGACCTTCAAACCCGAACGGTTCCTCGCAACAGAAGATCATACGCCGCAGCCAGACCCCCACGCGCTCTCATTCGGATTCGGCCGTCGGATCTGTCCTGGCAAACTGCTAGCCGATAATACTATCTTTCTTAGTATCGCGCAGTCGCTGGCCGTCTTTAATTTCAGCAAGGAAGATCTCATGGAACCGGAGTTTTTGCCTGGTGTGGTGAGTCACCCCGCACCGTACACGTTGAGTGTTAGTCCGCGGAGTGAGGCGCATGAGGCGTTGATTCGGTCCATCGAGACGGAGTTTCCATGGGAGGAGAGTAATGCGAAAGAGATTGAGGCCATTGAATATTTAGAATAA